GCGGATCAAATCACGTGCAGCCGTCTCCCCAACCGCAACTCCCACCACGGCCGCCGCAGCAacaactgccgccgccgccgtcccccgcAATCGCTACGTCAGGGATGGTGCCCCAGTACGGCATGCCGCCCGAAGTGCACGGATCATCACCACGCCCGTCCGTGCCGAACCCATCGGGTGGGGTGCCGATCCAACAAATTCAGTTCCCGCACTCCCTGTCCCCGCTGCCGCCCTAGCTGTTCGCGGCACCGCTGGCCTATTCATCCTCCACGACGCAGCCATGGCTTCCACCACCACCGTCCTCCGCCGGCGTCGGGTCCTCCTACGGGGGTGCTCCGGCCCCGGGGGTCCTCTATGGTGGCACCAACGGGCCGCTGTTCCACGGCAGCAGCATGCCATCGTCCCACCCTTCAGCGCCGCCAGTTCCGGACGcgtacggggggggggggggctgcctACGGGGGCGTCCCAAACGATGGTGGCGTCGCATCCAACCATGGCGGCCAGCCGCCATTCGGCGCCTCCAACTATGGCAGCCATGGTAGCCAGCCGCCGTTCGGCTATGATCCGCAGGCCAAGTTCTACAAGCTCGAGTTCCCAACATACGACGGCACCGTTGATCCGCTGAATTGGTTGAACCAGTGCGACCAGTTCTTTCGCGGCCAGCGCACGCCGACGACCAACCGTACCTGGCTTGCGTCCTACCATCTCCGCGGGGGTGCACAGACTTGGTACTACGCCTTGGAGCAGGACGAAGGCATGCCGACGTGGGAGCGTTTCCGCAACTTATGTCGCCTTCGCTTTGGGCCGCCGCTACAGGGCAGTCGGCTGGCTGAGCTCGGGCGGCTGCCCTTCGCCACGACCGTCCAGGAGTTCGCCGACCGCTTCCAAGCGCTCGCCTGTCACGCACCGGACGTCTCTACGCGCCAGCGTGCTGAGCTCTTTGTCGGCGGCTTACCGGAGCACATCAGGGTGGATGTCGAGATCCACCGCCCGTAGAACCTGCAGATGGCGATGTACTACGCCCGCGCATTTGAGCGGCGGGCGGCTGCGACTCCTCCGGCGCTTCCTGCACGCGCCGCCTGACCGGTCCAACGGGCGGGCCTTCCAGCGGCGCGCGCACCAGGGGCCAGGCTGGCTGCGCTTCCTCCAGCCGCGGGAGCGGGCGCCCCGGGCGGCCGCGCATTCCGTCGACTCACGCCAGTCGAGCAGCAAGAACGGCGCCGCCAGGGGCTCTGCT
The nucleotide sequence above comes from Miscanthus floridulus cultivar M001 chromosome 18, ASM1932011v1, whole genome shotgun sequence. Encoded proteins:
- the LOC136523530 gene encoding SH3 domain-containing protein C23A1.17-like; this encodes MSLPLPTSSSTSVPLPSTSVPLPPPTTNAMIPSSPMPLGSAGAPAATGGPAVLTPEEVTQAILDLGRAVGEIRAFLGGSNHVQPSPQPQLPPRPPQQQLPPPPSPAIATSGMVPQYGMPPEVHGSSPRPSVPNPSGGVPIQQIQFPHSLSPLPP